The Silvibacterium dinghuense DNA window TCGATCCTAAGTTCTTCCATCAGCAGCTTTTCGAGGACCTTACGGGCTTCCTGGCGGATGGTGTTGCGATCCTCGAGAAACTCGCACTCGTCGGTTTCAGCAAGGGTATCAGCCACCGTATGGGCTATTTTGTTGAGCTTGTCCCGAGAGATTCTCACAGCACCGCCTTGTACTTGCGCGCCAGCTCGGTCTTCACCTTCTTGAACATCTCGGCGTAGCCCGCTCCTGTGCGCCGCATCTCGTCCTGGTAGGCCTCCAGGATGACGCGTACCTCTTCGTTGATGCGATCCTCAAGAGACAGTTCGTCCTGCAAACCCGCCTGGACGCGCTCCTGAACGACGGGCAGCTTGTCCGTCCGGATCATCTTGGCGTCGATCAGATGCCGCACCGTCTGCCGTGCCAGATATCCCACATATTCGCGTGAAAAGATCATGTATCTGGCTGGAAATATAGCACACAGAAGCAGGTTACGACTTGGCCGGGGGCGGTTGCCGGTGCGGGCAGCTCGGCGTGTTCAGGCATCCTTCGGGCAGGCGAAGGCGCTCCACGGGGCGGCCATGGACCAGGTGCTCGCTGACAATCTCGGGCACATCCTCGGGCTTTACGAAGCCGTACCAGACCTCTCCCGGGTAGACGACCACCGCGGGACCATGCTCGCACTGGTCGAGGCAGCCAGACTTGTTGACGCGGACGCGGTTGCCGAGCCCGGCAGCGCGAACGCCATCTTTCATGAGGGTATGGATTTCACTGTTGCCATTGGCCGTGCAGGAAGGGCGGGCTGCTTCCGGCGCGCGGAAGTTGGTGCAGACAAAGACATGGCGGTCGAAACGAGGCAAATGAAACTCCCCCTTGGGCTATCGAATAGCTTCATTTTACGAAAATGCCTGAGCTTCTCGATATGCGGCCGGAACAATCCGACGGGCAGTTTTCCACTCCGACAGCGCGGCGGACAATGGGATAGACTGACAGTTCCGCTAAGAGAAAAATGATGCTTCAGGATAATCTGCTCCCACTTATCGACGATATGGTGGCCTTCATCGAAGGTCACGGAATGCGCCGCGTCCCCACCTTTGTCGGCGAAGATGTGCCCTCCGTGCTGTGGGAGGACGAAGCCAACCCAGACAGCTGGAAGGACTTCGTAGAAACAGCGAAGGCTTCGAACTCCGTGTTCGTAACCATGAGCGAAACCACGCTCGAAAAGGAAGACCTGGAACTGCTGATCCAGGAGCTCCAGGAAGCGAACTTTCCGGATGAAGAAGCGCCGGAGTTCGACGAGGCGCAGGCGCTGACCAGCCAGGTCGGCAAGGTCGGATATATCCAGCTGGGCTTTGTGCACCAGGGCGTCTTCTTTCTGCACGAGAGCATGACGCAGTGGTATGAGCGCTACCAGCAGCTGCTCGATTCGGTGGAAGGCTTCAGCGACATCGTCTTCAACGACGAGGATGCCGACGACGAGTCGTAACCGTGACGGAAACGGCTCGATCCCGGCACGTATGGCTTTTCCCTGAACTCGACACCCGGCAGGCAGCGGCGCTCGCACACGAGGCGCAGCTGCCTCAGCTGATTGCCGAGCTGCTTGTGACCCGCGGCATTACCGACGCCGAAGCGGCCCAGGCATTTCTACACCCCAGCTTCGACCAGCTGCTCGATCCCTACACCATGCTGGGCATGGAGCAGGCCGTGGCGCGCATCCAGCAGGCCGCAGCCGCACGCGAGACGGTGCTGATCTACGGCGACTATGACGTGGACGGCACAACCGCTGTGGTGCTGCTCAAGACGGCCATCGAGATGCTGGGCGGCGTGGTGCGCTTCCATGTACCGCATCGCATCCGCGAGGGCTACGGGATGCAGCGCGAAATCCTCGAGATCGCGGCCCGCGAGGGCGTGCGCCTGGTCATCAGCGTGGATACCGGCATCCGCGCCTTTGCCGCGGCCGAGGCCGCCGAGACGCTGGGACTGGACCTGATTGTGACCGATCACCATCTGCCGGAGACGGCCATGGGGCTGCCACGGGCACGGGCGATCCTGAACCCGAACCAGCCGGACTGCGGCTATGCGTGCAAGTACATCTGCGGCGCGGGCGTGGCCTTCAAACTGTCCCAGGCTCTGCTCGAAGCCAAAGATCGCGAACGGGCGCGGACGAAGATTCTGCCCTCTTTTCTGAAACTGCTGGCGATTGCCACGGTCGCCGACGCAGTGCCTTTGCTGGGCGAGAACCGCGCCATCGTCGCGCTGGGGCTCGAAGAGCTGCGCAAGCCGGTGAACCCGGGGCTGCGTGCCCTGATGCAGGTGGCGCAGCTCGATCCGGCGCGCAAGCGGCTCACCCCTTTCGATATCGGCTTTCGGCTGGGACCGCGCATCAACGCAGCGGGACGTATGGATGTCGCCTCGGACGTGGTGGAGCTCTTCACCACCCGCGACCCGGTACAGGCGCAGACGCTGGCCGCCAAGCTTGAACAATTGAATCTAGACCGGCGCGAGACCGAGGCTGCGATTCTTGCCGAGATTCTCGAACGCGTGGCGCTCCCGGAGTTCGCAGAGAGCCGCTGCGTCGTGATGGACGGCGAGGGGTGGCATCGAGGCGTCATCGGCATCCTGGCTTCGCGGATCGTGGACCAGACGGGCAAGCCTGCGCTGGTGCTGGCACATGAAGACGGCGAAGCCTACGGGTCGGGACGCTCGGTTGCGGGCTTCCATCTGCTGGAGGCAATCGAGAGCTGCCACGAGCTGTTCACGCGCTTCGGCGGCCATGCGCATGCGGTAGGCTTTTCCCTGCCCTCGGAGCGCGTGCCGGAGCTGCGGGCGCGGCTGGCTGCCTATGCCGCAAATGCCATCACAGGAGAAATGACGGGACCTCCGCTCGCGTGCCAGGCCGAACTACCGCTGGATCGCGTGACGCCGGCGACTTTCGCCTGGCTACGCCGCCTGGAACCCATGGGTATGGGCAACGAGGAGCCGGTGTTTGTGGCACGCGATGTGCGCCTGGCTGCGCCTCCTCGCCTGATGAAGGAGCGGCATGTGGCCCTGCAACTCGCGCAGGGGGGCAACGGTAAGGGAATTCGAGCACTGGGCTGGAACTGGGCCGCCCGAGTGACGGCGATGGGGCTGACTGTAGGCTCACGCGTGGATGTGGCTTACCGGATGCGCGAAAACGAGCATCCGGAATTTGGCGGCCTGGAGCTGGAGATCGCCGACCTGCAGCCACTGGCTGACTGAAGCACCAGGCCTACTTCTGGGAAGGCTTTGCGAAGCTGCTCTCCGGCAGAATGGCAGGACGCTTTGGGTCATCCGCCACCGCTTCGACCAGCTTGTAAAAGAAATGATCGAACTTCGCCGCAGCGTCGAAGTCCACGGGCTGCGTCAGGTCGTCCTGCGGGCGATGGTAGCGGACACGGTACCACTCGCGGTAGCGGGTCTCGGCATCCGTGCCGGGATCGTAGCCGAAGATAAACCCGATAGCCGGCACGCCACTGCGCAGAAAGGGATAGTGATCGGCGCGCCGCAGCAGACCGCGCTCCGGCTCGCGGTCCGGGCGAATCTCGATATCCATGGACGCACCGACCTTACGGGCAGTCGCGCCCAGCGTGGTATCGTCCACCGCGAGCGCGGTAAGGATATGCAGCGGAAAAAGCGGACGGAGCTGGTCGAGATTGATGTCAGCAGCAAGCTGCGAAGCCGGCACGGTGGGATGCTCGACAAACCAGCTCGAGCCGAGCAAGCCTTTTTCCTCTCCGGTAAAGGCACAGAAGAGAATAGAGCGCTTCGGCTGGAGATGTTCACGCTTCAGGTCGTCGGCGAACTGGATCAGCAGCGCCACATAGGCAGCGTCGTCGAGCGTGCCGTTATAGAGAGCATCGCCATCGACAGAGGTGCCGTAGCCATAGCCGTCGAGGTGCGCCGCGATCACGACATATTGATCGCGCAGCACCGGGTCAGAGCCGGGCAAAACCGCCAGCACGTTCGGCGAACTCAGGGTGCGGGTTCCGAGCCGCAGATGAATATGCAGGCGCGCCGGGATATCGAAAGATGGCAGCGGCTGCTGCCTGCCGCCAGTCTCCAGGAGCGAAGCCGCATGGTAAGGCGTGCCCTTGAGCCAGGTGGTGAAAGCCTCGGCGCTGAGACGCATCACAGGCAGGGGCGTCGTTTCAGGTTTTATCGGAGCGGACTCCGAGGCAAGCGTCACGCTGCGGGCATAGGCGTAGGGCCAGCGTGGCGGCTCAATGCTGAAGTAAGGATCGTCCACATTGACGAGACCAGCAGCATGACCGGCACGGGCGTTGGCGACGCGCTCTCCGCCGGAAGGCAGGCCGCTGCGCTGGGTGCCAAAGCAGACGACAATCTTCCCGGCGATATCCTGCATGGCATCTTTGCCGCAATAGCCGCGGAAGGTGAGCGGCGCTTCCGTATCCGGAAGAAGGCCGGCCATGGGTGAGATGGTGATCTGCGTGAGAAAGCCGATCGAAACGACGTCGCCGTTGCTGCGCAGCAGGGTAAAGAGAGAAGCAATGGGATCGGCCTCGATCTGGTTCATCGGGACGGACTGAAAGTAGCTGCCATGCTCTCCGGCCGGGCTGAGCCCTGCCTTGTGGAAACGATCGGCAACATACTCGGCGGCGCGCTGATACGCGGCAGAGCCGGTGTCCCGGCCCTCCATCGCATCATTCGAAAGCGCCTCCGTGGTGTGCCACCAGGCCGTCGTGTCTGCATCGTGGAGCTCACCGTCCCGGGGGTGCCGCTGTGCAACAGCTGGAACGGCTGCAACGAGAAGAAAGAGGGCAAGTGCGAGACGC harbors:
- a CDS encoding (2Fe-2S) ferredoxin domain-containing protein; translation: MPRFDRHVFVCTNFRAPEAARPSCTANGNSEIHTLMKDGVRAAGLGNRVRVNKSGCLDQCEHGPAVVVYPGEVWYGFVKPEDVPEIVSEHLVHGRPVERLRLPEGCLNTPSCPHRQPPPAKS
- a CDS encoding M28 family peptidase — encoded protein: MRLALALFLLVAAVPAVAQRHPRDGELHDADTTAWWHTTEALSNDAMEGRDTGSAAYQRAAEYVADRFHKAGLSPAGEHGSYFQSVPMNQIEADPIASLFTLLRSNGDVVSIGFLTQITISPMAGLLPDTEAPLTFRGYCGKDAMQDIAGKIVVCFGTQRSGLPSGGERVANARAGHAAGLVNVDDPYFSIEPPRWPYAYARSVTLASESAPIKPETTPLPVMRLSAEAFTTWLKGTPYHAASLLETGGRQQPLPSFDIPARLHIHLRLGTRTLSSPNVLAVLPGSDPVLRDQYVVIAAHLDGYGYGTSVDGDALYNGTLDDAAYVALLIQFADDLKREHLQPKRSILFCAFTGEEKGLLGSSWFVEHPTVPASQLAADINLDQLRPLFPLHILTALAVDDTTLGATARKVGASMDIEIRPDREPERGLLRRADHYPFLRSGVPAIGFIFGYDPGTDAETRYREWYRVRYHRPQDDLTQPVDFDAAAKFDHFFYKLVEAVADDPKRPAILPESSFAKPSQK
- a CDS encoding DUF507 family protein; amino-acid sequence: MRISRDKLNKIAHTVADTLAETDECEFLEDRNTIRQEARKVLEKLLMEELRIDQAARLKIQSQRRIIPEGSQEWDILYRKYYNDEVKKLGI
- a CDS encoding DUF507 family protein — protein: MIFSREYVGYLARQTVRHLIDAKMIRTDKLPVVQERVQAGLQDELSLEDRINEEVRVILEAYQDEMRRTGAGYAEMFKKVKTELARKYKAVL
- the recJ gene encoding single-stranded-DNA-specific exonuclease RecJ, which gives rise to MTETARSRHVWLFPELDTRQAAALAHEAQLPQLIAELLVTRGITDAEAAQAFLHPSFDQLLDPYTMLGMEQAVARIQQAAAARETVLIYGDYDVDGTTAVVLLKTAIEMLGGVVRFHVPHRIREGYGMQREILEIAAREGVRLVISVDTGIRAFAAAEAAETLGLDLIVTDHHLPETAMGLPRARAILNPNQPDCGYACKYICGAGVAFKLSQALLEAKDRERARTKILPSFLKLLAIATVADAVPLLGENRAIVALGLEELRKPVNPGLRALMQVAQLDPARKRLTPFDIGFRLGPRINAAGRMDVASDVVELFTTRDPVQAQTLAAKLEQLNLDRRETEAAILAEILERVALPEFAESRCVVMDGEGWHRGVIGILASRIVDQTGKPALVLAHEDGEAYGSGRSVAGFHLLEAIESCHELFTRFGGHAHAVGFSLPSERVPELRARLAAYAANAITGEMTGPPLACQAELPLDRVTPATFAWLRRLEPMGMGNEEPVFVARDVRLAAPPRLMKERHVALQLAQGGNGKGIRALGWNWAARVTAMGLTVGSRVDVAYRMRENEHPEFGGLELEIADLQPLAD